Part of the Thermoanaerobaculia bacterium genome is shown below.
TCGAGAAGGTCGGTGCGAGGGCAGATCGGCGAGAAATCATGGACGGAAACGACCATCGGCCACGACTGCGCGAGGCGCGCGAGGCTCGCGGCGGGAAGCCCCGCGGGATTCTCGACGTGGATCGCGCACGCGCCCGAAAGGCGCATCAGCTCCCGCACGCCCCGTTCGAACGCGTCGTCGCGCAGATTCGGCCGCGGCCCCGGGTTGCCCGCGGGAACCCGGACCCGGCGCCGGCGGCCGTCCTTCTCGACGTCGAGGCGCAGGCCCGGCCCCTCCGGATACAGCAGCGCGACCGGCCGGACCTTCGCTTCGCCGCCGAGCCGGCGCAGCAGCTGCGTCTGGACGCCCCCGAGGCGGGGCGCCGGCGCCGTGCCGAGGAGATTCACGATCGGAACGGGACCGACGGTTCCCCCGGCGGGGAGGAAGCGCCGGCGATCGTTCCACTCCTCGAGCCGGTCGGCGGCGCGACCGAGGAGGGCGCGGGGTCCCTCGGCGCGGAGCAGCGATATCGCGAGCCGCAGCCGCCGCCCGACGTCGGTCATCGGCCGAGCACCGACCGGTAAATCGCTTCGATCTCCCGCGCGTGCTCGTCCATGCTCTTGACGGGCGCGATCGCGGATCGCCAGCGGAGAAGCATGGCCGGATCGTCGACGAGCCGCTCCACCCAGCCCCTGAGCTCCGCCGCGTTCCCCGGCTCGAAGAGGGCGCCCGCCGGCTCGCGCCCTTCCGGGAAGAGCTCGGCGAGAGCGCCCCGGCGGCTCGCGATGACGGGAATCCCCCGCCGCAGCGCTTCGCGCGCCGCGAGACCGTAGCTCTCGAGCCCGAGCGAGGGAGCGACGAGGACGTCGAAGCGCGACAGGACGCTCTCCTTGCGCTCCTCGGGGAAGGAGCCGTGGAACTCGACGGCCGCGTTCGCGCGGGCGCGGAGCGCGCGGACGTATTCGGGAGACGCCGTCTCCGGCCCCCAGATCTCCAGGCGGGCGCGATCCGGGGAGATCTCGCGGAAGGCCTCCACGGCGACATGGACGCCCTTGTGCGGGAGAACCGAGCCGAGCAGGCCAAAACGAAGCGGCGGCCCGGGGCGCGCGGCGGGACGGCGAGCCTCGCCGACGGAAACGCCGTACGCGACGACGTGCGTCCGCGCGCGCGGTCCGATCCACCCGCCGCCCCGGAAGCTCTCCTCGATGAACCGCGAGCCCATGACGATCGCATCCGCTTTCGAGAACGCGCGGCGCGCGGTGCGGCGGCGCACGGCGTGGAGCGCCGGATTCCAGAGGGCGGCGGGCGGGACCCGGGTCAGCGGAAGGCAGCGCGAGCAGCGGAGGAGCCCCGGACCGGCGCAGAGGCGGCCCTCCGGGCGCCAGAGATTCGCGCGCGCGCAAGCCATCCACCAGTCCTGCAGCTGAAAGACCCACGGGATGCGCCGGCGCCGGATCTCGCGGACGAGCCCGATCGCGTGACCCGAGAGGTGATGGACGTGGACGAGCGCGGGGGAGACGTCGTCGAGGAACGCGCCGAACTCCTTCTCGAGCTCCCGGTTCCGGATCGCGTTCCGGGCGAGTGGATCGCGCTGCGCGAAGTCGTTGACGACCAGGCGCACGCGCACGCCGCCGTCGAGGAGCTCCCGCGCCTCGCCGCTTCTCGCCGCCGGATCGGAGATCCTCGCGAACACGGCGGTCGGCCGGCCGGCGGCCTGCCGCAGCGCGAGCGCGCGCGCGTACTGCTCGGTGCCCGCGGGAGCGTACGGCGGCCAGCCGTGAACGAGATGCACGACCCGGGGACCGCCGGGGCCGGAGCGGGGAGGCGGCGCGATCGCGGCGACGACGCGCGCGCGGACGCCCGCGAGCGGATCGTCCGCCATGAACCTCGCGATCGTCGCCTCGTACTCGGGATGCCGCGCGCGGAGGATCCGCATCGCCCGCCGGCGTCGCCGCGCCGTCGCCGGACCGAAGCTGCCGTGGCCGGCGTGATAGACGAACGTCGCGTCGTCGAGGACGTGGCGCCATCCGGCCTTCAGGGCGCGGAAACAGAAATCGTTCTCCTCGCCGTATCCCGGAGAAAACGCCTCGTCGAATGCGCCGAGCGCGTCGAGGGCCCGGCGCTTCACGTACAGGCAGAAGCCGACCCCCGTCGGAATTCGCGGGTAGCGGCGCTCCGAACGCTCCTCGACGACGCGGGCGAAGCCGTCGGCGTCGAAACCGGAGGGGATCGCGTTGGCTTCGAAGGGCCGGGGAAGCGAGCAGAGCGCGGCGTCGTTGGAGAACGGCGTGGCGGTCGCGACGCTCGCGGCCGACGCGGCGGCCTCCGAAAGCTTCTCGAGCCACCGCTCCGTCACGACCGTGTCGCTGTTCAAGAGGACGACGTCGCCGCGGGTTCGCGCGATCGCCGCGTTCACGCTCGCGACGTATCCGAGCGTTCGCGGGTGCCGGATGACCGAAACCGGCGTGCCGGATCGCGCGAGCGCGCCGACGGCCGCCTCGGCCGCGCTCTGCCCCGGCCCGTCCCGTACGACCGTGAGCCGGTGGCTCCGGAGGTCCGTGTGGCGCGCCACGCTCGCGAGGCATCGCGCGAAGGCGTCCTCCGCGCCGTGAACGGGGATGACGAGGTCGATCGGCGCGGCCGGCTCCTCGGGCGGAGAGGGAGACTCCGAAGCGTAATCGAGCGGGGCGCGGCGGAAGATCATCGGGGGCCGACCCGCACGGTACACTCGTTGCGATGCGGATCCTCTGGGTCGCGACGAAGTGTCCGTGGCCTCCGGCGGACGGCGGCCGCCTCGTTCTGAAGAACACCGTCGAGGCGCTGGCGGCGGCGGGAGACGATCTCACCGTGGTGTGCCCGGGCCGGCGCGGCGATTCTCCCGCCCCGGAGGGAATCCGGCTCCGGCGCGTGCCCGGGGAGGCCTCGCGCGCGGCCGCCGCCTGGGCGGCGCTCCGGCTGCCGGTCGCCGTCGCCCGCCACGCGTGGCCGCCGCTCGCGCGCGAGGCGGAGCGGGCAATCCGCGAGGGGGCGACGGAGGTCGTCTTCGCCGAGCAGCTCCAGGCGCTTCCCGCGTGCCTCCCCGCTCTCGCGGCGGCGATTCCCGTCATCCTTCGCGCTCAGAACGTCGAGAGCGACCTCTGGAGCTCCCGCGCCGCGCTGGCCGGCCCCGCCGCGTCCCGCTTCTTCCGGTTCGAGGCCGGTCGCCTCGAGCGCTGGGAGGGCGCGGCGGTCCGACGGTGCGCGGCGACCGCCGCGCTGACTTCCCGGGACGCCGGACGGCTTCGCGCGCTCTCCGGCCGCTCCGCGCACGTGACCGCGGTCCCCGCGCCGTTCCCCGCCTCCCTTCCTCCCGCGGAGGAGGCGCTCGACGGAAACCCCGCGCTCGCGATGCTCGCGAGCCGCGGCTGGTGGGCCAACGACGACGGCGTCGAATGGTTCCTGCGCGAGGTCTGGCCGTCCGTTCGGGCGCGGTGGGACGGCGCCCGTCTCCATCTCTTCGGGCTTCGCCCTTCCGAAGCGCTCCCTCCGGGCGTCTCGGGTCACGAGGCCCCGGCCGACAGCCGCGACGCCTTCGCGCCGGGGAGCATCTTCGTCGTCGCGCTTCGCGCGGCTTCCGGCGTGCGGATGAAGATCCTCGAAGCGTGGGCGCGCGGCGCGCCGGTCGTCGCGACCCCCGCGGCCGCGGCCGGGCTCGAGTCGACGGAGGGAACGCTTCTCGCGGCCGACGCGGGCGAGTTCGTCGCCGCTCTCGAGAGTCTCGTCGGGCGTCCGGACTCGATCCGGCGCCTGACTGATTTCGGCCGGCGGGACCTCGCGCGCTTTCACGATCCCGCCGCGGTCGCGGCGCGCCTCCGCGCGATCGCCGCCGAGGCGGCCGGCCGCGGTCACGTTCCGGCGTCGACCGAGGACCGGCGCTCCTCGGCATAGCGCGCGAGGACCGCCTCGGGCTCGCCGTCCGCGGCGATGCGCCCCGCCTCGATGCGAAGGCAGCGCCCGCAGCTGCCGCGGATCAGCTCCGGCTGGTGCGAGACGAGGAGGATCGTCGTGCCCGCCCGGCGGAACTCCGCGAGCCGGCCGCGGCAGCGCGCGAGGAACGCCGCGTCGCCGACCGCGAGCGCCTCGTCGACGATCAGGAGGTCGGGCGTCCACGCGGCCACGACCGCGAAGCCGAGACGGGCGAGCATCCCGGCCGAGAAGCTCCGGACGGGGGAGCGGACGAAGTCGCCCAGACCGCTGAACTCGACGATCTCCGCCATCGCGGCGTCGATCTCTCGATGGGTCCGGCCGAGGAACAGGGCGAAGAGCCGGATGTTCTCGAGACCCGTCAGCTCGGGATCGAAGCCGGTGCCGAGCTCGAGGATCGGGGCCATGCGGCCGCGCGTGAGAACGCGTCCCCGCGTCGCCTTGAGCACGCCCGAGATCACGCGCAGCAGCGTGCTCTTCCCGGCGCCGTTTCGTCCGACGACGCCCACGCTCTCGCCGGGGGCGATCGAGAGGTCGACGTCGCGGAGCGCCCAGAGCTTCTCGTAGACGAGCTGTCCGCGGATCCAGTGGAGGGCGTATTCCTTCAGCGACCGCGGGCGCTGCTTGGCCAGCCGGTAGCAGAGCGAGACTCCCTCGAGGAGGACGGCGGGACCGGCGGTCATAGGTAGAACGGAATCCGGTCGCTCATTCGCCGGAACGCCGCCCACCCGGCGGCGAGGAAGATCAGCGCGACGAGCGCGGCGGCGGCGATCGACGAAGCCGGAGGCACGGCGCCGGCGTAGATCGGCTGCCGGAACGCGTCGAGGATCAGCCGCACCGGGTTCCACCGCAGGAGCCAGCGGAACCGCGGCGGAACGATCGAGGCCGGATAGAAGATCGGCGTGAGATACAGCAGCACGGTCAGCAGCACGCCGACGATCTCCACGACGTCCGTGAAGAAGATCGCGAGCGGGGAGAGGAGCAGCCCGAGTCCGAGCGTGAACGCGGCCGCGATCGCCGCCGCGACGGGAAGGAAGAGGATCGACGGCCGGATCGGATGCCGCGTCGCGACGAGGATCCCGAGGAGCGGGACGAGCGCGAGCGCGAGGTTGACCAGTCCCGAGACGACGGTCGCGACCGGAAAGACCTCCCTCGGGAGGGGCATCTTCTGGAGGACCGAGGCGTTGCCCCGCAGCGTGTGCATCGAGCTCACGACGCTCTGCTGGAAGAAATTCCAGATGAGGACCCCCGAGAGCGCGTACACGGAGTAGTCGGGCAGGTCCGAGCGGAACGCCGCGCCGAAGATCGTCCGGAAGACGAGCATCATCAGGAGCGGCTGCAGCATCGACCAGAGGAGCCCGATGCTGGAGCGCCGGTAGCGCACCTTGAGGTCGCGCTGCGCGAGGTACCAGACGAGAGCGCGGTACCGGAGGAGCCGCTTCAGCGCGCCCATCCGCGCACCGCCGCCAGCGCCTCCCGGTACCCGTCGGTCTCCTCGCGAAAGGCGGCGCGCCGCGACTCCGCGATCCACGGCGCGGCGAGGGAACGCGCCGCGAGGCGGAGTCGGCCGCCGATCGCGAACGCGCGGGCCGCCGATCGCGCGCCCCGCGGCCCGTTCGCGAGCGCGCTCCACCGGACGAGGTCCGCCCAGAGGAGAGGGATCCCGCGGCGGCCGATCGTCGCGCCGCCGCGATGCCGCACGCGCGCGCCCTCGACCAGCGCGACGCGCCAGCCGCGCCGGCGAAGCCGCTCGCCGTACTCGAGGTCCTGGCAGTAGAAGGCGAACCGTTCGTCGAGAGGTCCCGCGTCGACCCAGGCGGCCCGGCGGATCGCGAGCGCCGCGCCGCTCACCCAGTCCACGGCGGCGCCGCGGACGCCCGGCCGCTTGACGCGGCGGTAGCCGGGGAGCCGGCCGAGCGCGCGCGGCAGCCCGGTCGCGAGCGCGAAGAGCCACAGCGAACTCGGGCGGCGTCCGGCGCTCCACTGGGGGGCGCCGTCGGGGTCGACGAGCTCGGCGCCCGCCGCGCCCAGACGGGGATCGGCCGAAAACGCGGCGAGGAGGCGCGCCGGGGCGTCCGGCTCGACTTGCGCGTCGCTGTTCAAGAGGAGGAGAACCTCGCCGCCGGCGGCGCGGAGCCCCGCGTTGGCCGCGACCGTGAATCCGCCCGGCTCCTCGCGGACGATCGTGCGGATGCCCGGGTGCGCACCGGCGGCCGCTTCGGCCGTGCCGTCCCGTCCGCCGTCGTCGACCAGGATCAGCTCGAACGCTCCGGACCCTTCGGAGCGGGCGACCGAGGCGAGGCAGGCGAGCGTCAGATCCCGGGTGTCGCGCGTCGGAACGATCACCGAGAGCGGAATCGTCACGCCGCGCAGACTAGCATCGATCACTTCCCCCGGAAGCGGCCCCGCACCGGGATTTCGATCTCCGGCTGAGTGGAGCTCGTCGTCTCGAGCCGGAGAAAACCCGTCACGAGCGACCCGGGCGCGCCGGCGGGGAGGCGCAGGATCACCTGCCAGACGCGTCCGGGCTCGATCGGGCGGATCTCGACGGTCGACCCGGGGATCTCGCAGGTCGCGCTCGAGAGGGTTACCGGATCCTCGCCGAAATTCTTGACGTGGAGCCGCGCCGTCACCGGCTCGGCCTCGAGGTCTCCGAGGTCCGCCTCGGGCGGCGTGACCGCGAGCATCGGCCGGACGAACCCGGTCACCGGGATCATCACCTGCCGCTGCTTCGGATGGTCGACGCGCACGACGACCTCGGCGGCGAGCGGTCCGACCGGCGCGTACGGCGAGAGCGTGAGGTCGACCACCCACTGCGCGCCGCTCCGTTCCGGGAGCCGCTCCGTGGGCGCCGCCGGGCGCCATCGCGCCGAGAGAGACGGGTAGGGAGAATCGACGCCGAGGACCCGGAACGAGGCGTCGTCGGCGGCGAAGACCGTCTCCCGGATGATCCCGGGGCGCCCCCCCTCGACGAAGTTGTACCGGGCGAAGCCGGGGTCGGCGAGGACGACCGCCCGGACCTTGAGCGACACGGGAAGACGGAGGATCGCGTGCGCGGGATCGTTCGTACGGAGCTCGACGGCGACGGTCGACGCACCCTCGCGGTTGGCCGTGCCGATCTCGATCTTCACGACGGCGCTCCCTCCCGGCGGAACGGTCCCGGGCTCGACGGTCACCCGCGTCCCCGGGGCCAAGAGCGCCTCGAGCGTCAGGGGCGCGCCGCCGCGGTTGGCGACGGCGAAGTCGGTCGTCACCACGTCGTCGGCCGGCACGGACCCGAGGTCGCGCTGGGCCGGCGTCGCCTCCGCGATCGGGGCGCCCGACGGCGGCGTCGCGGCGGCGGCGGCCGCGCAGAGCAGGGCAGCCGGAAAGAAGACGAAGCGCACGGCTCGGCAGGCTAGCGGCGCCCGCCGAGGTTGTCAATCGACGCGCGCGCCGGAGGGCCGGCCGCGCGCAGTATCATGCGGCGCGATGCGCGCGCTGCCTCGCCGGACGGTGTATTTCCTTGCGGTCGCCCTGCTCTCGGGTTGCGCGGCCGCTCCACCGAAGGCCGGGGCGCCGACGGTCTCCTCCGGCCGGACGTACGTCGATGCCTCCGGACGCCGCTACCGGCTGCAGGCGATCTCGAAGGCGGAGGCCTCGCGGATCGACGACAGGCACGTGCGGACGGTGATCGGCGCGATCGCCGAGGTCGACCGCGAGGACGAGGGGCACTACTACATCCGTCTCTACGAGCCGGGCGCGGTGATCGCCCCGCCGCCGCCCACTCTTCCGGCGCCGGCCCCGGCGGGACCGCTGCCGGCCGTCGTCGGAGAGCTTCACCTCTCGGACTTCGGCCGCGGCCTTCCGCACAGCGGGGAGTGGCGCGAAGGCTTCGGGATCGGCGACGTCAACGGCGACGGCCATCCCGATCTCGTCTTTCCGCCGGCGCGCAAGTCGCCCGGGCCGCCGGTCGTCTTCCTCGGAGACGGCAAGGGGAACTGGACGCGCTGGCGCGAGGCGCGGTTCCCCCCGCTCCCGTACGACTACGGCGACGCGCAGGTCGCGGACCTCGACGGGGACGGGATCGCCGACATCGCGCTCGCGATGCACTACCGCGGGATCGTCGCCCTGCTCGGCGACGGGAAGGGGGGATTCCGCGGCGGCAGCGAAGGCCTGGACTTCTCTCCGCGGAGGGACCGGCTCCCCGAGTTCTCGTCGCGCTGTCTCCGCGCCTTCGACGGGAACGCCGACGGGCGGATCGACCTCGTCGCGATCGGGGAGGGACCGGTCCTTCCGATGGCCGGAGCTGGCTCCGGCGGGTCGTCGGGGATCGTCGTGTACGAGAACCTCGGCGGGGGGCGGTGGGCCGCTCGGCGTCCGCCACCGCGGCGCGACGCCCCGTTCGGGTCGGCCGCCGCGGTCGGCGATTTCGACGGCGACGGGAGGCTCGACGTCGCGATCGCGAGCGGCGTCCTCGGGAGCCGGGAGCTGGTCGAGTTCGCCGGCGCGTCGGGCGGCTGGCGTCTCGGGACCGTGGACTCCCTGCCGCCCGAGGGATATTTCCGGGCGATCGCGGCGGCGGACCTCGACCGCGACGGCGTCGATGACCTGATCGTCGGCGGCAGCTATCTCGAAGGGGAACGCTGGGTGCCGCGGCTCGACGCGTTCCTCTCGCGCGACGGCGGACGAACGTGGGAGCGACAGCCGCTCGCCCGGGACGAGGGAGAGATCGCGGCCGTCGCCGCCGCTCCGATTGCCGGCGCCGGCTCGCCCGTGCTCGTCGTCGCCTCGACCACTGTCGGAAAATTGCTCGCGTTCCTTTCCGACGAGCGCGGGACCCTCGTGCGGACGCCGATATCGGTGCCGGTGACCGGGTGCAGCGGGAGCGCGATACGGCTCGCCGACCTCGACGGCGACGGAACCGTCGAGATCGTGGCGGCTTACGCGGACGAGCCGGACGAGGGAGGCGGACGCTGCCCGTCGCAGGGGAGCGTGGCCGCCTTTCATATCGAGCTTTCTCGATGACACGAAATCAAATCATTGACATCTCGCCTCGAGACCGCGACAATTCCATCGGTTGACTCTGCAAAGAGGGGAAAAGATGAGCAAGAAAAAACGGTGGGTGCTCGCCGCGATCGCGGTGACGGTGTGTCTTCTCTCGCGCGGGCTGCAGGCGCAGCCGGTCGCGATCGGAACCGTTCGGGAAGAGCCGGCGGCGACGCTGCTCCTGCCGTACTTCGAAGTGGATCTCGGAAACC
Proteins encoded:
- a CDS encoding VCBS repeat-containing protein codes for the protein MRALPRRTVYFLAVALLSGCAAAPPKAGAPTVSSGRTYVDASGRRYRLQAISKAEASRIDDRHVRTVIGAIAEVDREDEGHYYIRLYEPGAVIAPPPPTLPAPAPAGPLPAVVGELHLSDFGRGLPHSGEWREGFGIGDVNGDGHPDLVFPPARKSPGPPVVFLGDGKGNWTRWREARFPPLPYDYGDAQVADLDGDGIADIALAMHYRGIVALLGDGKGGFRGGSEGLDFSPRRDRLPEFSSRCLRAFDGNADGRIDLVAIGEGPVLPMAGAGSGGSSGIVVYENLGGGRWAARRPPPRRDAPFGSAAAVGDFDGDGRLDVAIASGVLGSRELVEFAGASGGWRLGTVDSLPPEGYFRAIAAADLDRDGVDDLIVGGSYLEGERWVPRLDAFLSRDGGRTWERQPLARDEGEIAAVAAAPIAGAGSPVLVVASTTVGKLLAFLSDERGTLVRTPISVPVTGCSGSAIRLADLDGDGTVEIVAAYADEPDEGGGRCPSQGSVAAFHIELSR
- a CDS encoding glycosyltransferase family 2 protein, which translates into the protein MTIPLSVIVPTRDTRDLTLACLASVARSEGSGAFELILVDDGGRDGTAEAAAGAHPGIRTIVREEPGGFTVAANAGLRAAGGEVLLLLNSDAQVEPDAPARLLAAFSADPRLGAAGAELVDPDGAPQWSAGRRPSSLWLFALATGLPRALGRLPGYRRVKRPGVRGAAVDWVSGAALAIRRAAWVDAGPLDERFAFYCQDLEYGERLRRRGWRVALVEGARVRHRGGATIGRRGIPLLWADLVRWSALANGPRGARSAARAFAIGGRLRLAARSLAAPWIAESRRAAFREETDGYREALAAVRGWAR
- a CDS encoding glycosyltransferase, with amino-acid sequence MRILWVATKCPWPPADGGRLVLKNTVEALAAAGDDLTVVCPGRRGDSPAPEGIRLRRVPGEASRAAAAWAALRLPVAVARHAWPPLAREAERAIREGATEVVFAEQLQALPACLPALAAAIPVILRAQNVESDLWSSRAALAGPAASRFFRFEAGRLERWEGAAVRRCAATAALTSRDAGRLRALSGRSAHVTAVPAPFPASLPPAEEALDGNPALAMLASRGWWANDDGVEWFLREVWPSVRARWDGARLHLFGLRPSEALPPGVSGHEAPADSRDAFAPGSIFVVALRAASGVRMKILEAWARGAPVVATPAAAAGLESTEGTLLAADAGEFVAALESLVGRPDSIRRLTDFGRRDLARFHDPAAVAARLRAIAAEAAGRGHVPASTEDRRSSA
- a CDS encoding ABC transporter permease; protein product: MGALKRLLRYRALVWYLAQRDLKVRYRRSSIGLLWSMLQPLLMMLVFRTIFGAAFRSDLPDYSVYALSGVLIWNFFQQSVVSSMHTLRGNASVLQKMPLPREVFPVATVVSGLVNLALALVPLLGILVATRHPIRPSILFLPVAAAIAAAFTLGLGLLLSPLAIFFTDVVEIVGVLLTVLLYLTPIFYPASIVPPRFRWLLRWNPVRLILDAFRQPIYAGAVPPASSIAAAALVALIFLAAGWAAFRRMSDRIPFYL
- a CDS encoding ABC transporter ATP-binding protein; its protein translation is MTAGPAVLLEGVSLCYRLAKQRPRSLKEYALHWIRGQLVYEKLWALRDVDLSIAPGESVGVVGRNGAGKSTLLRVISGVLKATRGRVLTRGRMAPILELGTGFDPELTGLENIRLFALFLGRTHREIDAAMAEIVEFSGLGDFVRSPVRSFSAGMLARLGFAVVAAWTPDLLIVDEALAVGDAAFLARCRGRLAEFRRAGTTILLVSHQPELIRGSCGRCLRIEAGRIAADGEPEAVLARYAEERRSSVDAGT
- a CDS encoding glycosyltransferase, with the protein product MIFRRAPLDYASESPSPPEEPAAPIDLVIPVHGAEDAFARCLASVARHTDLRSHRLTVVRDGPGQSAAEAAVGALARSGTPVSVIRHPRTLGYVASVNAAIARTRGDVVLLNSDTVVTERWLEKLSEAAASAASVATATPFSNDAALCSLPRPFEANAIPSGFDADGFARVVEERSERRYPRIPTGVGFCLYVKRRALDALGAFDEAFSPGYGEENDFCFRALKAGWRHVLDDATFVYHAGHGSFGPATARRRRRAMRILRARHPEYEATIARFMADDPLAGVRARVVAAIAPPPRSGPGGPRVVHLVHGWPPYAPAGTEQYARALALRQAAGRPTAVFARISDPAARSGEARELLDGGVRVRLVVNDFAQRDPLARNAIRNRELEKEFGAFLDDVSPALVHVHHLSGHAIGLVREIRRRRIPWVFQLQDWWMACARANLWRPEGRLCAGPGLLRCSRCLPLTRVPPAALWNPALHAVRRRTARRAFSKADAIVMGSRFIEESFRGGGWIGPRARTHVVAYGVSVGEARRPAARPGPPLRFGLLGSVLPHKGVHVAVEAFREISPDRARLEIWGPETASPEYVRALRARANAAVEFHGSFPEERKESVLSRFDVLVAPSLGLESYGLAAREALRRGIPVIASRRGALAELFPEGREPAGALFEPGNAAELRGWVERLVDDPAMLLRWRSAIAPVKSMDEHAREIEAIYRSVLGR